Proteins from one Gemmatimonadales bacterium genomic window:
- the msrP gene encoding protein-methionine-sulfoxide reductase catalytic subunit MsrP yields MLIRRAPDIRSSEITPERAYFGRRAFLAAAGFVALDAALPAVGLARTSRARADDKPNSYQDITHYNNFYEFGTGKEDPAANAGGLRTRPWKVDVSGEIAKPGQYDLDDLLRGQTIEERIYRHRCVEAWSMVIPWNGFPLRNLIERFRPTSRAKFVEFTTLLDASQMPGQRSDVLPWPYVEGLRMDEAMHPLTLVVTGLYGRPLPNQNGAPLRIHVPWKYGFKSAKSLVRIRFVETQPLNTWNVAVPNEYGFYANVNPDVDHPRWSQARERRIGEFFRRPTLMFNGYGDQVASLYAGMDLRRFF; encoded by the coding sequence GTGCTCATACGCCGGGCGCCAGACATTCGATCCTCGGAAATCACGCCGGAGCGCGCGTACTTCGGCCGGCGCGCGTTCCTCGCAGCCGCGGGCTTCGTGGCGCTGGATGCCGCGCTGCCCGCCGTCGGACTCGCGCGCACCAGCCGCGCCCGCGCCGACGACAAGCCCAACTCGTACCAGGACATCACCCACTACAACAACTTCTACGAGTTCGGCACCGGCAAGGAGGATCCGGCGGCGAACGCCGGCGGCCTCAGGACCCGGCCGTGGAAGGTGGACGTCTCGGGCGAGATCGCGAAGCCCGGCCAGTACGACCTCGACGACCTGCTCCGCGGACAGACGATCGAGGAGCGGATCTACCGCCATCGCTGCGTCGAGGCGTGGTCCATGGTGATCCCGTGGAACGGGTTCCCCCTGCGGAACCTGATCGAGCGGTTCCGCCCCACCTCGCGCGCCAAGTTCGTGGAGTTCACCACCCTCCTCGACGCCAGCCAGATGCCGGGCCAGCGCAGCGACGTCCTGCCGTGGCCGTACGTCGAGGGCCTGCGCATGGACGAGGCGATGCACCCGCTGACGCTGGTGGTGACCGGGCTCTACGGCCGCCCGCTGCCCAACCAGAACGGCGCGCCGCTCCGCATCCACGTGCCGTGGAAGTACGGCTTCAAGAGCGCCAAGTCGCTGGTGCGGATCCGGTTCGTCGAGACGCAGCCGCTGAACACCTGGAACGTGGCCGTGCCCAACGAGTACGGCTTCTACGCCAACGTGAACCCCGACGTGGACCATCCGCGCTGGAGCCAGGCCCGCGAGCGGCGCATCGGCGAGTTCTTCCGCCGCCCCACGCTCATGTTCAACGGGTACGGCGACCAGGTGGCGTCCCTGTACGCCGGGATGGATCTGCGGCGGTTCTTCTGA
- a CDS encoding protein-methionine-sulfoxide reductase heme-binding subunit MsrQ — translation MTPRAARRAVKAALFVACLVPLAVLLADALGGRLGAEPIRATELRLGIWGLTLLVATLSITPLRRLTGWNVLGGYRRMLGLFAFTYICLHFLTWFGVDQFFAIKYIGQDLAKRPYITVGFASFLLMIPLAFTSSAAMVRRLGKRWKTLHSLVYLAALGGIVHFVWEVKADHTVPTRYAVVLVALLALRFVPARSRRAAPPRDVGAAPRVEATPAA, via the coding sequence GTGACCCCGCGCGCCGCCCGGCGGGCCGTCAAGGCCGCGCTGTTCGTGGCGTGCCTCGTCCCGCTCGCCGTCCTGCTCGCGGACGCCCTCGGCGGCCGGCTCGGCGCCGAGCCGATCCGCGCCACGGAGCTGCGTCTCGGCATCTGGGGCCTGACCCTGCTGGTGGCGACCCTGTCCATCACGCCGCTGCGCCGCCTGACCGGCTGGAACGTGCTCGGCGGCTACCGCCGGATGCTCGGGCTGTTCGCCTTCACTTACATCTGCCTGCACTTCCTGACCTGGTTCGGCGTGGACCAGTTCTTCGCCATCAAGTACATCGGGCAGGACCTCGCCAAGCGGCCCTACATCACCGTCGGGTTCGCGAGCTTCCTCCTGATGATCCCGCTGGCCTTCACGTCGAGCGCCGCGATGGTCCGGCGGCTCGGCAAGCGCTGGAAGACGCTGCACAGCCTGGTCTACCTGGCGGCGCTGGGGGGGATCGTGCACTTCGTGTGGGAGGTGAAGGCCGACCACACCGTGCCGACCCGCTACGCGGTGGTCCTGGTGGCGCTGCTGGCGCTGCGCTTCGTGCCGGCCCGGAGCCGCCGGGCCGCGCCGCCCCGCGACGTGGGCGCGGCCCCGCGCGTCGAAGCCACGCCGGCCGCCTGA
- a CDS encoding SDR family oxidoreductase — protein sequence MNTGLAERIVLITGANSGIGAATALAFASQGAAVAVHYLGSAPAPPPRVKYEHDAPGRPAADALVRRIADAGGRAAAFAADLMVPAAIPALFDRVTADLGSVEILVNNAAHCETPDTIGSITAETIDRHFAVNTRAPVLLVAEFARRFDVRRGRGGRVINVSTDWARAFAGEIAYGASKAALEAFTRSLAMELGPSGITVNAVAPGPVQTGYITPALEREILPTIPLRRIGKPEDVAAAVVFLASEQAAWITGQVIQVAGGHAL from the coding sequence ATGAACACCGGTCTCGCCGAACGCATCGTCCTGATCACCGGCGCAAACTCGGGCATCGGCGCGGCGACCGCGCTCGCCTTCGCGAGCCAGGGCGCCGCGGTGGCCGTCCACTATCTCGGCTCCGCGCCGGCGCCGCCGCCGCGGGTGAAGTACGAGCACGACGCGCCGGGCCGGCCGGCCGCCGACGCGCTGGTGCGCCGGATCGCGGACGCCGGCGGCCGCGCGGCGGCGTTCGCCGCCGACCTGATGGTGCCGGCGGCGATCCCCGCGCTGTTCGACCGGGTCACCGCCGATCTCGGCTCGGTCGAGATCCTGGTCAACAACGCCGCCCACTGCGAGACGCCGGACACGATCGGCTCGATCACCGCCGAGACGATCGACCGCCACTTCGCGGTCAACACCCGGGCCCCGGTGCTGCTCGTGGCGGAGTTCGCGCGCCGCTTCGACGTGCGCCGCGGAAGGGGCGGGCGGGTGATCAACGTCAGCACCGACTGGGCCCGCGCGTTCGCGGGGGAGATCGCCTACGGGGCGAGCAAGGCGGCGCTGGAGGCCTTCACCCGCAGCCTCGCCATGGAGCTCGGGCCGTCGGGCATCACGGTCAACGCCGTGGCCCCGGGCCCGGTGCAGACCGGCTACATCACGCCCGCGCTCGAGCGCGAGATCCTGCCCACGATCCCGCTGCGCCGCATCGGCAAGCCGGAGGACGTCGCGGCCGCCGTGGTCTTCCTCGCGTCGGAGCAGGCGGCGTGGATCACGGGCCAGGTCATCCAGGTCGCGGGCGGCCACGCGCTGTAG
- a CDS encoding DEAD/DEAH box helicase: protein MAFTGFGLDATLLRAIRELGFTRPTPIQAQAIPPAMEGKDVLACAMTGSGKTAAFLLPILQHLRLKPRGVTRALVLAPTRELAAQIHEHLEELAVHTPVTGAAVFGGVGMEPQEHAFRSGVDVIIATPGRLLDHFSRPYAKLERLEYLVIDEADRMLDMGFLPDIRKVLRHIPTRRQTLFFSATLPPEIVRLAGELLRHPVTLNLERKAAPAVGITQAVYPVARELKSALIVELVKQGVVHDAIVFTRTKHRANRLSEFLTKHGLTNAKIHGNRSQNQRTEALAGFKSGKVKLLVATDIVARGIDVEALGHVVNFDVPNSPDDYIHRVGRTARAETTGDAFTFVSPDEEAELAAIERAVGRRLPRVTLPGFDYSRKPTERLEVPLAERLAAHRAQRAVARSRVLGRAAGPGRPAAPSGPKPPAPAGPPAAAPPPASRLRRYHRRGK from the coding sequence ATGGCTTTCACCGGTTTCGGCCTCGACGCGACGCTGCTCAGGGCGATTCGCGAGCTCGGCTTCACCCGTCCTACCCCGATCCAGGCGCAGGCGATCCCCCCGGCGATGGAGGGGAAGGACGTCCTGGCCTGCGCGATGACGGGGAGCGGCAAGACCGCCGCGTTCCTGCTGCCCATTCTCCAGCACCTGCGCCTCAAGCCTCGAGGGGTGACGCGCGCGCTGGTGCTGGCTCCGACGCGCGAGCTGGCGGCGCAGATCCACGAGCACCTCGAGGAGCTGGCGGTGCACACGCCGGTGACCGGCGCGGCCGTGTTCGGCGGGGTCGGGATGGAGCCGCAGGAGCACGCGTTCCGGAGCGGGGTGGACGTGATCATCGCCACGCCGGGCCGGCTGCTGGACCATTTCTCGCGGCCGTACGCGAAGCTCGAGCGGCTCGAGTACCTGGTGATCGACGAGGCGGACCGGATGCTCGACATGGGCTTCCTGCCGGACATCCGCAAGGTGCTGCGCCACATCCCGACCCGGCGCCAGACGCTGTTCTTCAGCGCCACGCTGCCCCCGGAGATCGTGCGGCTGGCCGGCGAGCTGCTGCGCCACCCGGTGACGCTCAACCTCGAGCGGAAGGCGGCGCCCGCGGTCGGCATCACGCAGGCGGTGTACCCCGTGGCCCGCGAGCTGAAGTCGGCCCTGATCGTCGAGCTGGTGAAGCAGGGAGTCGTGCACGACGCCATCGTGTTCACCCGCACCAAGCACCGCGCCAACCGGCTCTCGGAGTTCCTCACGAAGCACGGCCTCACCAACGCGAAGATCCACGGGAACCGCAGCCAGAACCAGCGCACCGAAGCGCTGGCGGGCTTCAAGAGCGGGAAGGTGAAGCTGCTGGTCGCGACCGACATCGTGGCCCGCGGCATCGACGTGGAGGCGCTGGGCCACGTGGTGAACTTCGACGTCCCCAACTCGCCCGACGACTACATCCACCGGGTGGGCCGGACAGCGCGGGCGGAGACCACCGGCGACGCCTTCACGTTCGTGTCGCCGGACGAGGAGGCCGAGCTGGCGGCGATCGAGCGGGCGGTCGGCCGGCGGCTGCCGCGGGTGACGCTGCCCGGCTTCGATTACAGCCGCAAGCCGACCGAGCGGCTGGAGGTGCCGCTGGCCGAGCGGCTGGCGGCGCACCGCGCCCAGCGGGCGGTGGCGCGCAGCCGCGTGCTCGGCAGGGCGGCAGGCCCCGGCCGGCCGGCCGCGCCCTCCGGCCCGAAGCCGCCCGCGCCTGCCGGCCCGCCGGCCGCCGCGCCGCCGCCGGCGTCGCGACTGCGCCGCTACCACCGGCGCGGGAAGTGA
- a CDS encoding YceI family protein: protein MVRTAPAAFALLALIAPAPRRAARPAPARAGAPFRLVLAPSGNEARWRVRERLASFDFPNDAIGTTRDIGGAIVVGADGKPVAKDSKITVNLTTLKSDRDMRDRYVQHRTLETDRFPTATLVPTDFLRMRSPMPDTGSFTFELVGDLTVHGVTKPTTWLVTAVAKDGGFAGTAQTRVTFEDFGMTQPRVPILLSIEDEINLEFQFNFVRDPAFAG from the coding sequence ATGGTCAGAACCGCTCCCGCGGCGTTCGCGCTGCTCGCCCTGATCGCTCCCGCGCCACGGCGGGCTGCCCGGCCGGCCCCCGCCCGGGCCGGCGCCCCGTTCCGCCTCGTGCTCGCCCCCTCCGGCAACGAGGCCCGCTGGCGCGTGCGCGAGCGGCTGGCCTCGTTCGACTTCCCCAACGACGCCATCGGCACGACGCGCGACATCGGCGGCGCGATCGTCGTCGGGGCCGACGGCAAGCCGGTCGCGAAGGACTCGAAGATCACGGTGAACCTGACCACGCTGAAGAGCGACCGCGACATGCGCGACCGCTACGTCCAGCACCGCACCCTGGAGACCGACCGGTTTCCGACCGCGACGCTGGTGCCCACCGACTTTCTCCGCATGCGCTCGCCGATGCCGGACACCGGCAGCTTCACGTTCGAGCTGGTGGGAGACCTGACGGTGCACGGCGTGACCAAGCCGACCACGTGGCTGGTGACCGCCGTGGCGAAGGACGGCGGCTTTGCGGGCACCGCGCAGACGCGGGTGACGTTCGAGGACTTCGGCATGACCCAGCCCCGCGTGCCGATCCTGCTCAGCATCGAGGACGAGATCAACCTGGAGTTTCAGTTCAACTTCGTGCGCGATCCGGCCTTCGCCGGGTAG
- a CDS encoding carboxypeptidase-like regulatory domain-containing protein, translated as MRTCRVIRQLALLLAAACCGALVPSKPVSAQSVLGGIRGTVIDSLGPAAGVRVSLEGSAFTTVTDVGGRFALDHVPAGTYVVRAERSPAGEQTGEVTAVRVAGDATVTVDVRLGERGEVDARAEAEGGLATSARRSGAQLAALPIDDSRQGLALMPGVEERGTELGIAAYPSLEIRGSPADQTAVFVDGAPARFETFGTSLLALPAGGLYEASVVTGAPGASVAEARGATAAYVTRAGGPHFEAGLAAGTDGPFSRNATVGFNHFDAFAGGPVPPVAHLTWFVSGALLGQSSQYRGRGADSVPTFALAGVDTVMPYTFDNPSSPGGVDSGTAVLPRFAQASGRCGQLGSANSATAQQIHGNYGLACQGLRQSLDWTTSRRAQAKLLYTYGDGSSVSLSGLASDLQQRDPPGAALADNALYTGTRAHSLLAVLNWSHRLRPLGGSLTLLGNLAFGWDGAQGGPLDVASEAATTDPAMGIEFSPLRFAGLEGLPLPLTDDVVRQMRNGTFRPPFYGRTDLAPSQQFRLNPYGVMGGWPTSGFGGEATVASESRVTGRLGAEWRATPALLVAAGADYSRTDLSFYDAAIVTGLAFDGFLAHPSRTGLFGEATLDDGPFVLDVGARADRYVTGSDFPKYPGRIYSNPVWSQGDTSYAARLSRTFDPGRTQTFVTPRVRIGFRAAEHTFARIGVSQQVEVPPYAMLFANVNTDLAGAAGATSFGRDVSYVTSTLIEGGIHHTIRTGLSVDISAYTKSNVTPYDFAGESVYDPYVVGPPNQPNESLVLLVPKLGTRATGGELVLEWGAGRPVSGQLSYSIERLHLVIENLAPGEDVVDPTNHVIAGTLVLRVPDGWRPRSAVGSAARGLSAAITGRLASGDPYTPLQNQGSGVVAPYNTFAGNPQGELFSANLPWTKALDLRVAKAVEVRGRRLSVYAEARNLLDLDNLVGLFAETGQDVNPLFRAVVVAPQVNGLMQDAGALWVQKPVTVNGVAQTLYGVDLSDCSKYPQGFGGTRGAVDCIALRRVEARWGNGDEFYDTNEISRALTAWYDSMYGTWAFHGPARTARIGIELEF; from the coding sequence ATGCGCACCTGCCGCGTGATCCGCCAACTGGCCCTTCTCCTCGCCGCCGCCTGTTGCGGCGCCCTCGTTCCGTCCAAGCCGGTTTCGGCCCAGAGCGTGCTCGGAGGCATCCGGGGCACGGTGATCGATTCGCTCGGCCCCGCGGCCGGCGTCCGCGTGTCCCTCGAGGGCTCGGCGTTCACGACGGTCACCGACGTCGGCGGCCGGTTCGCGTTGGACCACGTGCCGGCGGGCACGTACGTCGTGCGGGCCGAGCGGAGCCCGGCCGGGGAACAAACGGGCGAGGTCACGGCCGTGCGCGTCGCGGGCGACGCGACGGTCACCGTGGACGTTCGACTCGGGGAGCGCGGGGAAGTGGATGCGCGGGCCGAAGCCGAGGGCGGGCTGGCCACGAGCGCGCGCCGCAGCGGAGCGCAGCTCGCCGCGCTCCCGATCGACGATTCCCGGCAGGGCCTGGCGCTGATGCCGGGCGTCGAGGAGCGCGGCACCGAGCTGGGGATCGCCGCGTATCCGTCGCTCGAGATCCGGGGCAGCCCGGCGGACCAGACGGCGGTGTTCGTGGACGGGGCACCGGCGCGGTTCGAGACGTTCGGGACGTCGCTGCTGGCGCTGCCAGCGGGCGGCCTCTACGAGGCGTCCGTGGTCACGGGCGCGCCGGGCGCCTCCGTCGCCGAGGCGCGCGGCGCCACGGCCGCCTACGTGACGCGGGCCGGGGGGCCGCACTTCGAGGCGGGCCTCGCGGCCGGAACCGACGGGCCGTTTTCCCGGAACGCGACCGTGGGGTTCAACCACTTCGACGCCTTCGCGGGCGGTCCGGTGCCGCCGGTGGCCCACCTGACGTGGTTCGTCTCTGGCGCGCTGCTTGGCCAGTCGTCACAGTACCGCGGCCGCGGGGCCGACTCGGTGCCGACGTTCGCGCTCGCGGGCGTGGACACCGTCATGCCATACACGTTCGACAACCCCTCGAGCCCGGGTGGCGTCGACAGCGGGACCGCGGTGCTGCCGCGGTTCGCGCAGGCAAGTGGACGCTGCGGTCAACTGGGCAGCGCGAACAGTGCCACGGCGCAGCAGATCCACGGCAACTACGGGCTGGCCTGCCAGGGCCTGCGGCAGAGCCTCGACTGGACCACGAGCCGTCGGGCGCAGGCGAAGCTGCTGTACACCTACGGCGACGGGTCGAGCGTGAGCCTGTCGGGTCTGGCGAGCGACCTCCAGCAGCGGGACCCGCCGGGCGCGGCGCTCGCGGACAACGCGCTGTACACCGGCACCCGGGCGCACTCGCTGCTCGCCGTGCTCAACTGGAGCCACCGCTTGCGGCCGCTGGGCGGCTCGCTGACGCTGCTCGGCAACCTCGCGTTCGGATGGGACGGCGCGCAGGGAGGGCCGCTGGACGTCGCGTCCGAGGCGGCGACGACGGATCCCGCGATGGGGATCGAATTCTCGCCGCTGCGCTTCGCCGGACTCGAGGGGCTGCCGCTTCCGCTGACCGACGACGTCGTCCGGCAGATGCGGAACGGCACCTTCCGGCCGCCGTTCTACGGGCGCACCGACCTGGCGCCCTCCCAGCAGTTCCGCCTCAACCCCTACGGGGTGATGGGGGGCTGGCCGACGAGCGGGTTCGGCGGCGAGGCCACGGTCGCGTCGGAGTCGCGGGTCACCGGCCGGCTGGGCGCCGAGTGGCGGGCGACGCCCGCGCTGCTGGTCGCGGCGGGCGCCGATTACTCGCGCACCGACCTCTCGTTCTACGACGCGGCGATCGTCACCGGCCTCGCGTTCGACGGATTCCTCGCCCACCCGAGCCGGACCGGCCTGTTCGGGGAGGCGACGCTGGACGACGGGCCGTTCGTGCTCGACGTGGGCGCGCGCGCAGACCGGTACGTCACCGGCTCCGACTTCCCGAAGTACCCGGGCCGGATCTACTCCAACCCGGTCTGGAGTCAGGGCGACACCTCGTATGCCGCGCGCCTATCACGGACCTTCGACCCGGGGCGGACGCAGACCTTCGTGACGCCGAGGGTCCGGATCGGATTCCGGGCGGCGGAGCACACCTTCGCGCGCATCGGGGTGAGCCAGCAGGTGGAAGTGCCGCCGTACGCGATGCTGTTCGCGAACGTCAACACGGACCTGGCCGGCGCCGCGGGTGCAACCTCGTTCGGCCGCGACGTCAGCTACGTGACGTCCACCCTGATCGAGGGAGGGATCCACCACACGATCCGGACGGGGCTGTCGGTGGACATCTCGGCCTACACCAAGTCGAACGTGACGCCCTACGACTTCGCGGGCGAGTCGGTCTACGATCCGTACGTCGTCGGCCCGCCGAATCAGCCGAACGAGTCGCTGGTCCTGCTGGTGCCGAAGCTGGGCACGCGGGCCACCGGGGGCGAGCTGGTGCTCGAGTGGGGAGCCGGACGCCCGGTGAGCGGCCAACTGTCCTATTCGATCGAGCGCCTCCACCTGGTGATCGAGAACCTGGCGCCCGGCGAGGACGTCGTGGATCCGACCAATCACGTGATCGCGGGGACCCTGGTGCTGCGCGTCCCTGACGGCTGGCGGCCGCGGTCGGCCGTCGGCTCGGCAGCCCGGGGCCTGAGCGCCGCGATCACCGGCCGCCTCGCCAGCGGCGATCCATACACGCCGCTCCAGAACCAGGGCTCGGGCGTCGTGGCGCCCTACAATACGTTCGCGGGGAACCCGCAGGGCGAGCTGTTCAGCGCCAACCTGCCCTGGACCAAGGCGCTCGACCTCAGGGTGGCGAAGGCGGTCGAGGTGCGCGGCCGGCGCCTGTCGGTCTACGCGGAGGCGCGCAACCTGCTCGACCTCGACAACCTGGTGGGGCTGTTCGCGGAGACGGGCCAAGACGTGAACCCGCTGTTCCGCGCGGTGGTCGTCGCGCCGCAGGTGAACGGCCTGATGCAGGACGCGGGGGCGCTGTGGGTGCAGAAGCCGGTGACGGTGAACGGCGTCGCGCAGACGCTCTACGGGGTGGACCTGAGCGACTGCTCGAAGTACCCGCAGGGCTTCGGCGGCACGCGGGGCGCGGTGGACTGCATCGCGCTCCGGCGCGTGGAGGCCCGCTGGGGCAACGGCGACGAGTTCTACGACACCAACGAGATCAGCCGCGCCCTCACCGCCTGGTACGACAGCATGTACGGCACCTGGGCGTTCCACGGCCCGGCGCGCACGGCCCGGATCGGCATCGAGCTGGAGTTCTAG
- a CDS encoding thioesterase family protein, with amino-acid sequence MSIDPKARFALPIEVQAGDIDVLGHVNNVTYVRWIQDAAVAHWRALATPEQQAECAWVVVRHEIDYKRPARLGETLVAETWVGLAAGQQFERHTEIVRADDRKVIARARTLWCPIDRVTGRPKHVSAELRARFSVMAE; translated from the coding sequence GTGAGCATCGACCCCAAGGCGCGCTTCGCGCTGCCCATCGAGGTCCAGGCCGGCGACATCGACGTGCTCGGCCACGTCAACAACGTGACCTACGTCCGCTGGATCCAGGACGCGGCGGTCGCGCACTGGCGCGCGCTCGCGACGCCCGAGCAGCAGGCCGAGTGTGCCTGGGTGGTGGTGCGGCACGAGATCGACTACAAGCGGCCCGCCCGGCTGGGTGAGACCCTGGTCGCCGAGACCTGGGTGGGGTTGGCGGCCGGCCAGCAGTTCGAGCGCCACACGGAGATCGTGCGGGCCGACGACCGGAAGGTGATCGCGAGGGCCCGCACCCTGTGGTGCCCGATCGACCGAGTGACCGGGCGCCCCAAGCACGTCTCCGCCGAACTCCGTGCGCGTTTCTCGGTGATGGCGGAGTAG
- a CDS encoding DPP IV N-terminal domain-containing protein encodes MPRRFSSFAAALAAVAALLAVPARAQQPARQLTTADYARAEQFLGYNAAPLVLGATVRPAWLAGDRFWYRNTIPEGAEFVLVDPARKTRARAFDHARLAAALSRAADTAYDATHLPFMRFEFTADGKSITFEVRNRVFTCALAGDTCTAARRPESAVPANSVVSPDSSKAAFIRDWNLWVKDLASGRETQLTTDGVKDFGYATDNAGWIHSDRPILLWSPDSKKIATFQQDERGVGDMYLVETRVGHPVLQAWHYPLPGDSVITTIQRVVVDLAGPKVVRLQMPADQHRSTLCDHVACGFGPGGAWADVYWSPDASRLAFVSTSRDHRDEKVRVADAATGQVREVFAEQVKDFFESGFNHVNWQPLWATGEVLWYSERSDWGHLYLYDLATGRLKAQIDSGAWKVLQVLRVDEASRTIWFTAAGREPGDPYFRRLYSERMDGTHLQLLTPEDADHDVTLAPDGRWFVDTWSKPDVPPTVVLRDAAGRLVLTLQVADVSRLVAIGWRPPIPFTVKARDGRTDLYGLMYRPTSFDSTRRYPIVNNVYPGPQTGSVGTRSFVAARGDCQALAELGFVVVQLDAMGTPMRSHSFMAAYYGDMGDNGLPDQVAGMQQLARRYPWIDLDRAGIYGHSGGGFAAADAMFRYPDFFKVGVSEAGNHDNREYEDDWGEKWQGLLTTGPNGTTDYDNQANQLQAGNLKGRLLLAHGTTDDNVPPYNTLLVVDALIKANKDFDLLLLPNRRHGFGAEPYMVRRRWDYFVRNLLGAEPPAGYELRPPRR; translated from the coding sequence ATGCCGCGTCGTTTCTCATCGTTCGCCGCCGCGCTGGCCGCCGTGGCCGCGCTCCTCGCCGTGCCGGCCCGCGCGCAGCAGCCCGCGCGCCAGCTCACCACGGCGGACTACGCCCGGGCCGAGCAGTTCCTCGGCTACAACGCCGCCCCGCTCGTCCTCGGAGCGACCGTGCGGCCGGCGTGGCTCGCCGGCGACCGGTTCTGGTACCGCAACACGATCCCCGAGGGCGCGGAGTTCGTCCTGGTGGATCCGGCGCGGAAGACCCGCGCGCGGGCCTTCGACCACGCCCGCCTCGCCGCGGCCCTCTCGCGCGCCGCCGACACCGCGTACGACGCGACCCACCTGCCCTTCATGCGGTTCGAGTTCACCGCGGACGGCAAGAGCATCACGTTCGAGGTGCGCAATCGCGTGTTCACCTGCGCGCTGGCGGGCGACACCTGCACCGCCGCGCGGCGGCCCGAGAGCGCGGTGCCCGCGAACTCGGTGGTCTCGCCCGACAGCTCGAAGGCGGCCTTCATCCGCGACTGGAACCTGTGGGTGAAGGACCTGGCCAGCGGCCGCGAGACGCAGCTCACCACCGACGGAGTGAAGGACTTCGGCTACGCGACCGACAACGCCGGCTGGATCCACAGCGACCGGCCGATCCTGCTGTGGTCCCCGGACTCGAAGAAGATCGCCACCTTCCAGCAGGACGAGCGCGGCGTGGGCGACATGTACCTGGTCGAGACCCGCGTCGGTCACCCCGTGCTCCAGGCGTGGCACTACCCGCTGCCCGGCGACAGCGTGATCACCACGATCCAGCGCGTCGTCGTGGACCTCGCGGGACCGAAGGTCGTCCGGCTCCAGATGCCGGCCGACCAGCACCGCTCCACGCTCTGCGACCACGTGGCCTGCGGTTTCGGTCCGGGCGGCGCCTGGGCCGACGTGTACTGGAGCCCGGACGCGTCGCGGCTGGCGTTCGTGTCCACGTCGCGCGACCACCGCGACGAGAAGGTCCGGGTGGCGGACGCCGCGACCGGCCAGGTCCGCGAGGTGTTCGCGGAGCAGGTCAAGGACTTCTTCGAGTCGGGCTTCAACCACGTGAACTGGCAGCCGCTGTGGGCCACGGGCGAGGTGCTGTGGTACTCCGAGCGGAGCGACTGGGGCCACCTGTACCTCTACGACCTGGCCACCGGCCGGCTGAAGGCGCAGATCGACAGCGGCGCCTGGAAGGTGCTCCAGGTCCTCCGGGTGGACGAGGCCAGCCGCACCATCTGGTTCACCGCGGCGGGCCGCGAGCCGGGCGACCCGTACTTCCGTCGCCTCTACTCGGAGCGGATGGACGGCACGCATCTCCAGCTGCTGACGCCCGAGGACGCGGACCACGACGTCACGCTCGCGCCCGACGGCCGCTGGTTCGTGGACACCTGGTCGAAGCCCGACGTGCCGCCGACGGTCGTGCTGCGCGACGCCGCCGGGAGGCTCGTGCTCACCCTCCAGGTCGCGGACGTCTCGCGCCTCGTGGCGATCGGGTGGCGGCCGCCGATCCCCTTCACCGTGAAGGCGCGCGACGGCAGGACCGACCTCTACGGGCTGATGTACCGCCCGACGAGCTTCGACTCGACCCGCCGTTACCCGATCGTCAACAACGTGTACCCGGGCCCGCAGACGGGGAGCGTGGGGACGCGCAGCTTCGTGGCGGCGCGCGGCGACTGCCAGGCCCTGGCCGAGCTGGGGTTCGTCGTCGTGCAGCTCGACGCGATGGGCACGCCGATGCGCTCGCACTCGTTCATGGCCGCCTACTACGGGGACATGGGCGACAACGGCCTGCCGGACCAGGTCGCCGGGATGCAGCAGCTGGCGCGGCGCTACCCGTGGATCGACCTCGACCGCGCCGGGATCTACGGCCACTCGGGCGGCGGGTTCGCGGCCGCCGACGCCATGTTCCGCTACCCGGACTTCTTCAAGGTCGGGGTCTCCGAGGCCGGCAATCACGACAACCGGGAGTACGAGGACGACTGGGGCGAGAAGTGGCAGGGCCTGCTGACGACGGGGCCGAACGGCACGACCGACTACGACAACCAGGCCAACCAGCTGCAGGCGGGGAACCTCAAGGGCAGGCTGCTGCTGGCGCACGGCACCACCGACGACAACGTGCCGCCGTACAACACGCTGCTGGTGGTGGACGCGCTGATCAAGGCGAACAAGGACTTCGACCTGCTGCTGCTGCCCAACCGGCGCCACGGCTTCGGGGCCGAGCCGTACATGGTGCGGCGGCGGTGGGACTACTTCGTGCGGAATCTCCTGGGAGCCGAGCCGCCGGCGGGGTACGAGCTACGGCCGCCCCGACGGTGA
- a CDS encoding SAM-dependent methyltransferase, translated as MPPVPLTPVAYVRSPRRDLTDDAWGTVKARVELAEGFEADSLDGIEAFSHAEIIFVFDRVPESAVVRGARHPRGNLAWPRVGIFAQRGKDRPNRLGSTIVEIGKREGKVLEVIGLDAVDGTLVVDIKPVFKEFLPRTPVKQPSWASELMARYW; from the coding sequence ATGCCCCCGGTGCCCCTCACCCCAGTAGCCTACGTCCGCAGCCCCCGTCGGGATCTCACCGACGACGCGTGGGGCACCGTGAAGGCCCGCGTGGAGCTGGCCGAGGGTTTCGAGGCCGACTCCCTGGACGGCATCGAAGCCTTCTCGCACGCCGAGATCATCTTCGTGTTCGACCGGGTTCCGGAGTCGGCGGTGGTCCGGGGCGCGCGGCACCCGCGCGGCAACCTCGCATGGCCGCGGGTCGGGATCTTCGCCCAGCGGGGCAAGGACCGCCCCAACCGGCTCGGCAGCACGATCGTCGAGATCGGGAAGCGGGAGGGGAAGGTGCTCGAGGTGATCGGGCTCGACGCGGTGGACGGGACGCTGGTCGTAGACATCAAGCCGGTGTTCAAGGAGTTCCTGCCGAGAACGCCGGTGAAGCAGCCGTCCTGGGCATCGGAGCTGATGGCGAGATACTGGTGA